In Pygocentrus nattereri isolate fPygNat1 chromosome 3, fPygNat1.pri, whole genome shotgun sequence, the DNA window GCATCTGTATTATCATGCTAAATGTCTGTATTAACATGTTAAATGTCTATATTAGCATGGTTAATGTCTGTATTAGCAGGCTAAATGTCTGTATTAGCAGGCTAAACATCTATATTAGCACGCTAAACCTCTGTATTAGCATGCTAAACTTCTGTATTATCATGCTAAGCGTCTGTATTATCATGCTAAGCGTCTGTATTATCGTGCTAAACCAATAATAAGCAAAGCTAAGCGATTGATTCTTACTGTTCTTGGTcaaattcagtgctcatttaactAAACGATTGATCTTGTGTTTTCATCAGGATCCTCATACGAGACGGTTCCTGTAATATGGAACAGAATCCTGGAACAGAACCTCATCTCTCAAAAAccgtgactttacaggagaaggaaaaaacatttcttacaatggaaatgaatgtaaaaatatttttttccaagccatcTACATTCGTCCTTTTATCATGCAGTTTGTAAGCAGTGTAAAGGGTGGcggcaattttttttaattatgtaaaaattaaaaatgacaaaagtggagttacggctctgacagcagtgatatgttgtgtttggatgctggtatggaAGTCGATATGCTGAGctccagcaaaaccagcatatccaTCCGCACCAGACATTTACAGCGCTCGGcttacaatgtgatcattttacacaggtgggtggaggtggtgttgggagtcttgcccaaggactcttattggtatagtgcagggtgtttttcccaggtggggactgaaccgcagtctacagtgtagaaagaGGTGCCACCCTCTACTACCAGACCaacactagaccagcataaacaaGTTTAGACCAACATGGAATAcatgctgtttgttttcagcAGGCTATTTAATACAGACTAATCAACGCCAGCCACATACCTCCTCCTCTGAAAAAGTCATatactgaatttacttgattctaATGGGTCATTTCCACGTGAATAGTGCACATCAGCACACTTCCGTTTTTGTCTTTACCTCCTTTTAGCAGTAATTGTGCtgatttcatatatttcattcacGTCTGCTTGTGTTTAATAGGCAGATTCCACAGCACTCCCAACGTTTTCCTTATAGCACTCTGAGCGGACCGTGAAACACCAGCGTTTCCTCTCGGAGCGCGCTGCCTAAGCCTTTTCCTTCTGTCCAGCCATGTTAGCGCAGAGCTTCTTTAGCAAAGCCAAACGCGGCTCCATCTGCACCTAATTCTGAGATTTCTTCGGGGTTAATCACTGCGCTGGAAATAAGCTCCATATCCCACTGACCTCCATTCACATCTAATACTGAATGCTCATTTACACGGCTTTTAAGCCGCCCACAGTGGGATAGGTGGTGGGTTAGCATGGACAAAAACCGAAGCGTTTGATGTGAGCAGTTGTAGTACCGTGAACAGAGGTGGTCTCAAACACTGGTCTTAGtcttttgggggcagtcgtgggctggaggttagggaactgtgaccggaaggttgccggctcaatccccagcaccgacagtccatgactgaggtatccttgagcaagacacctaacccccaattgtgccgtggatagggctgcccaccactccaggcaagtgtgctcactgccccctagtgtgtgtgttcactagtgtgtatgtggtgtttcacttcacgaatAGGTTAattgtggaggtggaatttccccgtttgtgggattaaaaaagcatcacttcacttaagatgatCAAACGAAGGAGTGCCTGCGCTTCACTTAAGCAGGCCCACTGAAGTAAGATCTCCTGAGGCAGTTTGGGAAATTGGCCAAAACGACAGCAGCTGGTGGACACAATGCAATATGTGTccaaatatctacatttagactACGGTATTTATTTCAAACGGTGTTAATTTTGTACATGTGTTAAGGGTCCTattgactgggagacctgggaGTGTTGACCAGCATAGCAGCATCCCCAACACAACATgccgctgttgttggaagaagaACTTCACATCTCCATtgttgtcgtttttcagtttttggcataatttgaaaacgcctgtcatcctttacattgtgtgtaaatgccaTGAGGAACGGGCCAAAGGAAATggcacaaaatgacttgtaaaaatgtctggttccattgacttacattaaaagtgaagtgtgttttttccttctcctgtaaagtcaccattttcttccgacaacagtgatatgctggttttgctggttttctaggctctaaatgtaggtattgtgatataaaccgagtccgttctacagtttctcattaggctgaatgaataaccgactctaaatgtaggtattgtgatataaaccgagtccgttctacagtttctcattaggctgaatgaataaccgactctaaatgtaggtattgtgatataaaccgagtccgttctacagtttctcattaggctgaatgaataaccgactctaaatgtaggtattgtgatataaaccgagtccgttctacagtttctcattagactgaatgaataaccaactctaaatgtaggtattgtgatataaaccgagtccgttctacagtttctcattagactgaatgaataactgactctaaatgtaggtattgtgatataaaccgagtccgttctacagtttctcgttaggctgaatgaataaccgactctaaatgtaggtattgtgatataaaccgagtccgttctacagtttctcgttaggctgaatgaataaccgtctctaaatgtaggtattgtgatataaaccgagtccgttctacagtttctcgttaggctgaatgaataaccgactctaaatgtaggtattgtgatataaaccgagtccgttctacagtttctcgttaggctgaatgaataaccgactctaaatgtaggtattgtgatataaaccgagtctgttctacagtttctcgttaggctgaatgaataaccgactctaaatgtaggtattgtgatataaaccgagtctgttctacagtttctcgttaggctgaatgaataaccgactctaaatgtaggtattgtgatataaaccgagtctgttctacagtttctcattaggctgaatgaataaccgactctaaatgtaggtattgtgatataaaccgagtccgttctacagtttctcattagactgaatgaataaccgactctaaatgtaggtattgtgatataaaccgagtccgttctacagtttctcattagactgaatgaataactgactctaaatgtaggtattgtgatataaaccgagtccgttctacagtttctcattagactgaatgaataaccgactctaaatgtaggtattgtgatataaaccgagtccgttctacagtttctcattagactgaatgaataaccgactctaaatgtaggtattgtgatataaaccgagtctgttctacagtttctcattagactgaatgaataaccgactctaaatgtaggtattgtgatataaaccgagtccgttctacagtttgtcattaggctgaatgaataaccgactctaaatgtaggtattgtgatataaaccgagtccgttctacagtttctcattagactgaatgaataaccggctctaaatgtaggtattgtgatataaaccgagtccgttctacagtttctcattagactgaatgaataaccgactctaaatgtaggtattgtgatataaaccgagtccgttctacagtttctcaataggctgaatgaataaccgactctaaatgtaggtattgtgatataaaccgagtccgttctacagtttctcattagactgaatgaataaccggctctaaatgtaggtattgtgatataaaccgagtccgttctacagtttctcattagactgaatgaataaccgactctaaatgtaggtattgtgatataaaccgagtccgttctacagtttctcattagactgaatgaataaccgactctaaatgtaggtattgtgatataaaccgagtctgttctacagtttctcattaggctgaatgaataaccgactctaaatgtaggtattgtgatataaaccgagtccgttctacagtttctcattaggctgaatgaataaccgactctaaatgtaggtattgtgatataaaccgagtccgttctacagtttctcattaggctgaatgaataaccgactctaaatgtaggtattgtgatataaaccgagtccgttctacagtttctcattaggctgaatgaataaccgactctaaatgtaggtattgtgatataaaccgagtccgttctacagtttctcattaggctgaatgaataaccgactctaaatgtaggtattgtgatataaaccgagtctgttctacagtttctcattaggctgaatgaataaccgactctaaatgtaggtattgtgatataaaccgagtccgttctacagtttctcattaggctgaatgaataaccggctctaaatgtaggtattgtgatataaaccgagtccgttctacagtttctcattagactgaatgaataaccggctctaaatgtaggtattgtgatataaaccgagtccgttctacagtttctcgttaggctgaatgaataaccggctctaaatgtaggtattgtgatataaaccgagtctgctctacagtttctcattagactgaatgaataacttgatCGGTCCATTGTCAACTTTCTCAGAGTGAAAGacgtggtcctagatcagtGTTCCCTCTTTATAAGTCTGGGCGCAGCGCCTTTAGCCAAGAAGGCAGTCATTTAAGCCTCAGATTAGAACTGGTGCCAAAGCTTCTGGCAGCCAACCAACAGGGCCTCATCGCATCCCACACTAAATGCTCTTTTAACTTCACTTCATCACTTGTGTGCTTTCTACGTTCAGAAAGGTCGGCAATGATGGTGTGTGGTGACGTTAGCCGTGCACCAAATGTGAGAGAGTGTCAGCCACAGTCTTGCATGCTGGCAGGTTGCTAATCTATGGTCTTGCGGCGcgaacatttatttgttttggctGTTGGAAATCACACAGCAGTGTCCTATTCACTTTCTATATCTCCCTTCATCCCCGGCACATGTGATCTTTCAGTCTGAGGTTAAATCGTAATCTAAGCCAGATTAGTCTGTCTTGTGGGTTCTACATCCCCCCGATTTACTTTCCCGTCATCACATCTCCAATCAGGCGGATGTGCACTCCTGACCTATGGATAGGAATAACTTCCCAATAGTATTGTTTAACATACGTTGGGATCTGAAGACAGCGTTATTTTTCTTGTTCTCACACACTCTAGTGGCCTTTTTGGGTTTAATTGGTAGCGATAAACAATGAAGCATTCTTAACATGAAACTTAAACTTATTATGAATggatctatttatttatttaacagctTGTTTTTTGGGGCGTAAAAAATAATTCACCCCCtcaaattcaattaaatacatacCAGGGCACTTTTTCAATTAAGTGTAGTAACTGAAACGAGCATAAATATGATTTCAGAAGGATATAATGTGCGTTTCTGTTGAAAGAAATcctcatatcttcatttttgacgtttttcaggttttggcataatttgaaaatatttgttgCCCTTTAAACTGTccacaaatttcatgatgaatggactaaaataaatgacctaaaatgacttggacaaaagtctggttccattgacttacattaaaattaaagtaggttttttccttctcctgtaaagtcaccattttggacatacaaggttttcttccgacagcagccatATACAAGAACCTACTGATATTTGTGTCATAGCTTTTATGATGGTAtaaattcatttcaaaacagGGTCATGAATTTTGCCATCCAGATTGGATGGTGCAACCACAGTTTACCACTTTATCCTTACCACTTAGTTGTGTCCTACTGAAAAGATGTAGAATCCAGCcttggtgcttggacccctataTAAATCTCTCTCATTGAACTCAAGTTTATACACATTTTACTTCAGAATAAATAAGcatgataataatagtaacacattttcatggttTTCCTGGGGTCACAATTCCTGACTTCTTTCTTCAAAGCATGCtagaataaaagtcctttgcTGTTGGTTGTGCTGAACTAAGTTTgaggaaaatctgaaaagtttCTAAATGAGTTTGTACAGCAGCcctatttaaaaacatttttaaaaactacttTTATTTGTGACTAAATTACTCTTTTAATAGTTCACTTAGCCAGCCAGCCCCAAAGTGTTATCACACACTTCtagaacctaagaatagctcagccagtttacattAAAGTGCTtatagttactgagtaataagcctttgtatgtaatacGCCTGGGATGTTAATCTGCATATGGGGTCGGATGGCTGCACCGCTTGATGTTAGACAGGAAGTTGCTTGAACTCTTTTTAATAGAAATCAGATTTAATTAACCTCAGGTATTAGTTGAGTATTATTTACTTTAAACATACTGACACTTTTACTGTATAAAAGCCATGAATccaaaaatgtttctgtaaaaaaacaaacaaacaaacaaaaaaccctcCAACCATTTCTAATCCACGTGGACGGTCTGAGTTGTATGACTTGTGTAGGTGGGTTTACTGCCCGAGCGCTAAACCAGTAATCCGATGGATTATTCTTGGTTTGGCCGATTCTATTAGCAATCGGCTGAAGTGCTGGACTAATTGCTGAGTTAAAGCCTTTATGGCCCACATCATTCAAAGAGCAGCCACGGCGTCTAATTTAGGCCCTATATAGGGGACCGAAAAAGCATGAGATTAGAAGCCAGGAGTTTAATGTCcttagccatgtttacatgtagatttgttttgttttatacgTCCTATGAAGGAATCGGGGCCGATTTAAAACAGACTCCATCCAGACTAAACGTTATGTCATCGGCCGCATTGAGAAGACGACATGTTGTGTCTCTGAACAGGAATTATGCACTGAATGGAATAAAACAAGCTCACGTGTCAGGAACAGGAATGTTGTGTGGAATATTCTGCCTCTTTCATTCTGAATGGATTTGCAGTCAGTATCAGCTCTTCTGTGTCGGTGCTCCAGTATTGGGGCTCAGAGGGTTTTTGTTGGCTATATTGGTAATTGCAACATTAGGCCGTCCCAAATTGTGGCTTTAACCCATCGATGGCTATTATTTATGTTAATAtggttattatcattattattgccATTTTTCTCAACAAGCTATTCAATTATATAGTTACTTTTcagtgattatgtaataatatttgcttgtttcaatgtGCTACAAGTAAAAAATatagcttattatttagtatttttatcaactatgaattatttagtatttatttttgaaaCCCATATGATATATTCAgtttctactatgaattatatcatattcattatgaattattcagtatttactacaCTATGAATTACTTAGTAACAACtttgatttattcagtatccactgtgaattatttgGTAACAACTTTGatttgttcagtatctactatgaattattaagaaACAATTATGACTTATTTAATATACGCTAtgaattttgtaaaatgtactATGACATGTTTTGTAACTGTAATGAATTATGCTAtaaatatctactataaattattcagtaactactatgaattattctgcaTTAACCATGAATTATTTCagatccactatgaattattcagtatctcctaTGAAAGTAACTTAACAGTAAAGATTGAAATGCTTATGTCATTTCTAGTTTGAATAAATTATGTGATATGTGTATAAATGATGTCTTTCTATTTACATACTGGGCAATAATGTAGTTGATATAATCTGTTTTCTTCATGTGGAAATCAGGTCAATTCATCCCACGAACGCCCCCCTCACCAGCAGACGTGCATGATAACTTACGTTGGTGATTTCTGACACTTCTGCCTTGGTGATGTAGCCGTTCTTGTCGACGTCGAAGAGAGAGAAGGCCCACTCCAGCTTGGTCTGTGTCTTCCCGCCGGATGTCATGTGCAGGGCGATGATGTACTCTTTGAAGTCCAGCGTGCCATCATCGTTGGTGTCGAACGAGCGGAAGACGTGCTTGGCGTAGGTCTTGGCGTCGCTGTCAGGGAAGAAGCGGTCGTAGATCTTCTCGAACTCTTCCGGTGCGATGCGGCCCGTTGGGCACTGCTTCTGGAAGTTCTCGTACCACTGCGAGAGCTCGTTCTCCGAGAACTTGGTGTTGAGCTTCAGGTCCTCCAGGATCTCCTTGGACATGGCGCCGCTCTTGGCGTTCCCCATCGTTATCGGCTGTCTGGATTCAGGGGGCTTCAAGAAAGTTAAGTGTTTGCTCCAAGAAGAGACCAAAGGCCTCTCGCTTTAACTGCTCCAGAGGTTGTACCGGAGTCACAGAGGAACGGCACCAACCTCCCCGGACAACGTTGTGAAAATGAACCTGCCCTGAATGCTGAAATAATGGCCACCCAGGTTGTTGAAGTGGAGACTGGCTGGGAGGGGAGGGGCAACAGATAACTAGGTGGGAGTAGGTGGACTTAGGCTGTTACCTTTGACGGCACGGTTAATTCTGTTAGAGGCAGATTTCGCTTGGCTGAGCCTCTGAGCTTTAAATCTACATTTCTGGCCTGTCTCTTGTTCTCTTCCTATAAGGAGCCTGTCTACAATTTTAAACCCCTACCTGGATGAGAGATGGACGAAGCAGCCACAACAGTGCCTGTAAAGTCTGTAAAGTTCAGGTCAGTCCCTCTGTGGCCCATATAAAGCTCATAACGCTGATATATTAGCCTATTAAACCTGCCGCCcttcatttacataatttccaTACACactaatcaggcataacattctgaccacctccttgtttctacgctcactgtccactttatcagctccactgaccgtatagctgcactctgtagttctagttacagactgtagtccatctgtttctctgatactctgttaccctgttcttcagtggtcaggacccccatggaccctcacagagcaggtactatttgggtggtgggtcattctcagcaatgcaataacactgacgtggtggtggtgtgttagtgtgtgttgcgctggtctgagtggatcagacagcagtgctgctggagtttttaaacacctcagtgtcgctgctggactgagaatagtccaccaaccagaaacatccagccagcagcgtccagtgaccactgatgaaggactagaggatgattagttCATACtgcacagcagcagatgagctgtcgtctctgactttacatctacaaggtggaccgacgagataggagtgtctaatagagtggacagtgagtggacacagcgtttaaaacCTCCAGTAGCACTGTGGTGTCtggtccactcagaccagcacaacacacactatctATCagctataaattcacatcctgaCCTTCCGTTCCCATAACAAAGTGTTCTCAATCCCCAGAACATAAATGATAAAGCAGTCAGCACTGAGTGATCCAACTAATCGTGTCCTCTGATAGCCTCAGGCCTCATGGCAACACAGCAGAGCTTCTGAATTAGACTTAGAGAGCAGCTGCCAAAAAGACAGACTGACCTGCCTCTACTTCATGCACCTGCTTTTTTGGTCATGGAGTAACTTGGGTGATCtgaggggaattccatcaactttactaaatttctgtataattaagtggttaagatgtacacAGAGttgttcagagcggtttggtgtgaaacgctctgtgctagagaaacttaccaagtcagagctgttcacagtggtggtgataggaaccagacatcccccactaaaagctccctcatagaaagttcctacatgagatggttatgaattcactgcctgatgactgagacgctgttttgcaataaaagtgccaccactggactctagagcaatggagacgtgttctctctaatggacgagtctgggtttggcggttgccaggagacggtacttgtctgactgcattgtgccgagtgtaaagtttggtggaggggggatcatggtgtggggttgtatttcaggagttgggctcggccccttagttccagtgaaaggaactcttaaagcttcagcaccaagagattctggacaatttcatgctcccaactttgtgggagcagtttggggacgaccccttcctgttccaacatgactgagcaccagtgcacaaagcaggtccataaagacgtggatgagccagtttggtgtggaagaacttgactggcctgcacagagtcctgacctcaaccccatagaacacctttgggatgaattagagcggagactgtgagccagaccttctcgtccaacatcagtgtctgacctcacaaatgtgctcctggaagaacggtcagaaattcccataaacacactcctaacccctgtggaaagccttcccagaagagctgaagctgttatagctgcaaagggtgggccgacatcatattaaaccctatggattaagaatggggtgtcactcaagttcatatgcgtgtgaagcagatgagcgaatacttttggcaatatagagtgtatataaatatatatattagaagGTTTTGTTTAAGGAGgttatttacacacaacatgtaaacaaaaaatcTCTACCGCAGTTTGGACTGTGACAGGCAGACCTGGTTTCTGATTATTAAGCTTTTAGAAAGATCAGATTTACTCTGAAGAATATGCAATCAGATTTAGTCTGCGCTCTCCGATGAGACGGTGCGGCTTTCTTTGTTGGCTGAACTGGTTTAGTGCCTCATTAATCTGCACTTTGTTTGATGGTGTTAAAACGTGGCAAGTAATTGGGGGATCCTTAAGCCCCACCATCTGTCTCGCTGCTATTTCCTGgaagtatttttcttttctcgCCCCACCCTTCTTGCTTTTCTCCACTCCAGTCCCTCTTCCTTCAGCTCTGCCTTTCACCGCTCTTAAACAAACCACACTAAACAGTGGAACTACAGCAAGTTGACTGACATCGCTGAATGTTTTACTATCCCAGGCGTTAACGAACTGTAATTAGCAGCAATATTATGCCTTTCAGGTGAATTTCTCCAacatgtctgcataattaagatgtaaacagattcattcagagaggtttggtatGAAATTCTCTGTTCTCTAGAAACTCAcctagtcagaattgttcacagtggtggtgataggaaccagacgtccccctctaaaagctccctcacagaaagttcctacatgaaatggttgtgaagtcactgcctgatgactgagacaatAGTTTCGAGAAGATTTTGgactttaaaatctattcatggtggagggatacataatctgcagggtgctgtgaggcaaaatagtccccaaagaaagcttattatttcagattttccaccaaCATTCCATAAAAAGcccagaagacatgtgtaggttcactggtggttctggatggtaaataaaaggCCTATATtggtgttgtagtcatggcaacccctggttcctatcaccacgaCTGTAGAGAAACATCACTTATTACCCTTTGCTTGCTCACCCTGAACTTTACACTTTTCAGTTCTAAAAGAGCCCTGGGTATCTTTGACACCACGCCCTACGTTTGGGGTCCCCTGTTTACTCTCAGTGGAGAGTAAACAGGGTCATCCATGTTGTTTGGATGAGCTTTCAATTACGCTTCACTCTGCCTCAGTTTAATCTGATCTGAATGCGCTAAATGGAGAACAGCAGCTCTTGTGGAGTGACAGCCCACGCTTTCTCGCCGGGTTTTCTTCTCTGCCATGTGGTACAGGAAACCCTCATATGGTCATATACAGCAGGTCCAGcccttctaatgagtgaattcagctactctGAGGTCCTTTAAGGCCtttccagagcatcccattctactgGCCAGAGCTTTTCTGTAATCTCTATAGTAGAAAAGCACTGgctaatagaatgggatgctgtgGAGAAGCCGTGCATGAGCATatggtcaccatgtccaatgccaagcgcgagctagaggggtataaaaccccccagcattgggctgtggagcagtggaactccGTTCTCTGGagggatggagctccattcaatacctttgggatgagttggagtcatccagaactgaccatccaacaccaGTACCTGACGTCACTAAtgtgcaatcaaatcctcacagcaatgttccaacatccagtgtaaggccttcccagaagagcagaggctgttgcTGCTTTTCAACTTTACTTTTCAAAAGTTCAGCCTTTTATTGGATGTTTAATTTAGACAAAATGGGAAGATTTGGAACTAGTAACTTATGCAGCGAGTGCACTTAACAAAGCTACAGAAAAAGATGTAGCCAGCTATTACAGACGTAGAAATAGCCATAGCCAGCTATTACAGACGTAGAAATAGCCATAGCCAGCTATTACAGACGTAGAAATAGACATAGCCAGCTATAACAGACGTAGAAATAGCCATAGCCAGCTATAACAGACATAGAAATAGACATAGCCAGCTATAACAGATGTAGAAATAGCCATAGCCAGCTATTACAGACGTAGAAATAGACATTGCCAGCTATAACAGACGTAGAAATAGCCATAGCCAGCTATAACAGACATAGAAATAGACATAGCCAGCTATAACAGACGTAG includes these proteins:
- the rcvrn2 gene encoding recoverin 2, whose amino-acid sequence is MGNAKSGAMSKEILEDLKLNTKFSENELSQWYENFQKQCPTGRIAPEEFEKIYDRFFPDSDAKTYAKHVFRSFDTNDDGTLDFKEYIIALHMTSGGKTQTKLEWAFSLFDVDKNGYITKAEVSEITNAIFKMIPKDELDRLPEDENTPEKRVNKLWSYFNKTENERLHEGEFIQGVMDNDSALRLIQYVPTK